A section of the Chryseobacterium ginsenosidimutans genome encodes:
- a CDS encoding DMT family transporter, producing the protein MKDKISKDQALQGWINGFIGVLLFSGSLPATKLAIMEMNPIFVTIARAGIAGILALVVLLIFREKRPGKDHIFPLLLVSLGCVIGFPLLSSLALQHLTSAHSIIFLGMLPLMTALFGVIRGGEKPHPVFWLFSIIGSLLVIGYAVAQGISASPIGDILMLSAVVLCGLGYAEGAKLSKTLGGWQVISWALVLALPLMLPLFFIYLPENIETVSFQGWFGLAYIALFSMFIGFIFWYKGLAQGGITTVGQLQLLQPFFGLALAAYFLHEPVSLGMLGITVGVILCVAGTKKYAK; encoded by the coding sequence ATGAAAGATAAAATTTCAAAAGATCAGGCATTACAAGGATGGATTAACGGCTTTATCGGCGTTTTGCTTTTCAGCGGTTCACTTCCTGCAACAAAATTGGCTATTATGGAAATGAACCCAATTTTTGTAACCATTGCGAGAGCTGGAATTGCCGGAATTCTGGCTCTTGTTGTTCTATTAATTTTCAGAGAAAAGCGTCCTGGAAAAGATCATATTTTTCCGTTACTTTTAGTTTCTCTTGGTTGTGTTATAGGATTTCCGTTGCTTTCTTCCTTAGCATTGCAGCATCTAACTTCAGCACATTCTATTATATTTTTAGGAATGCTGCCTTTAATGACGGCATTATTCGGAGTAATCCGTGGTGGTGAAAAACCACATCCTGTTTTTTGGCTGTTCTCGATAATCGGAAGTTTATTAGTTATAGGATATGCTGTTGCACAGGGCATTTCAGCATCTCCAATTGGTGATATATTAATGTTGTCGGCTGTAGTTCTTTGTGGATTAGGCTATGCAGAGGGTGCAAAACTATCTAAAACTCTAGGCGGATGGCAAGTGATTTCATGGGCTTTGGTTTTAGCTTTGCCATTAATGTTACCTTTATTTTTCATCTATTTGCCGGAAAATATTGAAACAGTAAGTTTTCAGGGTTGGTTTGGGTTAGCATATATTGCTTTATTCAGTATGTTTATTGGATTTATATTCTGGTATAAAGGTCTTGCACAGGGAGGAATTACTACAGTCGGGCAGTTACAGCTTTTACAGCCATTTTTCGGATTGGCTTTGGCTGCATATTTTCTTCACGAGCCGGTAAGCCTAGGAATGTTAGGCATTACAGTCGGAGTGATTCTTTGTGTAGCTGGAACTAAAAAATATGCGAAATAA
- a CDS encoding Crp/Fnr family transcriptional regulator — protein MKNINNYLAKVLNVPLEKVNLCSLHYESKKIQKNQFLLQYGEVCRYIYFVEKGLLKMYSIDKNGKEHIIQFAPESWLTSDRSSLYFNEKSIYYIEAVEDSEVLLLHPDFINKLIGEFPNSLEKSDILIQKHIKSLQDRINSLLGETAEERYMKFIKMYPDLLLRVPQWMIASYLGITPESLSRVRKELARKNFVPDSK, from the coding sequence ATGAAAAATATTAATAATTATTTGGCAAAAGTTTTAAATGTTCCTTTAGAAAAGGTAAACTTGTGCAGCTTACACTATGAATCAAAGAAAATCCAAAAAAATCAGTTTCTTTTACAATATGGTGAAGTCTGCAGATACATTTATTTTGTGGAAAAAGGACTTTTGAAAATGTATTCTATCGACAAAAACGGTAAAGAACACATTATTCAGTTTGCCCCTGAAAGCTGGCTGACTTCCGACCGAAGCAGTCTTTATTTTAACGAAAAATCAATTTATTATATTGAAGCCGTTGAAGATTCTGAGGTTCTTTTGCTGCACCCTGATTTCATTAATAAATTAATCGGGGAATTCCCGAACAGCCTTGAAAAGAGCGATATTTTAATTCAGAAACATATTAAAAGCCTTCAGGACAGAATTAATTCTTTATTGGGAGAAACGGCAGAAGAAAGATATATGAAATTCATTAAAATGTATCCTGATTTGTTACTAAGGGTTCCGCAATGGATGATCGCTTCTTACCTTGGGATTACCCCTGAAAGTTTGAGTCGCGTAAGAAAGGAGCTGGCTAGGAAAAACTTTGTTCCGGACAGTAAATAA
- a CDS encoding DUF1569 domain-containing protein, with protein sequence MSCGLRLALQSSFRSHRKSEERKRLVKKSLHNPIYFEEIISRISKLTENSQPKWGRMNVCQMMRHCNCVLQVPVKKIELPVVNPLFGAIGILTKWEMQIFNNGIPRNMPTFRKLIINFDCDFDEEKENLLAALDEYRIIFKTKKFPHHHVLFGKMKEKDWGFMEYKHLNHHLKQFNV encoded by the coding sequence TTGTCTTGCGGTTTACGCTTGGCATTGCAATCATCATTTCGCTCACATCGAAAATCTGAAGAAAGAAAAAGGTTGGTAAAGAAAAGCCTTCATAATCCAATTTATTTTGAGGAAATCATAAGCAGAATTTCCAAATTGACTGAAAATTCTCAACCAAAATGGGGAAGAATGAATGTCTGTCAAATGATGAGACATTGTAACTGCGTTCTTCAGGTTCCCGTGAAAAAAATTGAACTTCCTGTTGTTAATCCTCTTTTTGGAGCAATAGGAATCCTTACCAAATGGGAAATGCAGATTTTTAATAACGGAATTCCTCGAAACATGCCCACTTTTCGAAAACTTATCATTAATTTTGATTGTGATTTTGATGAAGAAAAAGAAAACCTTCTGGCAGCGCTTGATGAATATCGGATTATTTTCAAAACAAAAAAATTTCCGCATCACCATGTACTTTTCGGCAAAATGAAAGAAAAAGACTGGGGTTTTATGGAGTATAAACATCTTAATCATCACTTAAAACAGTTTAATGTATGA
- a CDS encoding YfiT family bacillithiol transferase yields the protein MNNLEQKKFPIGQFEQPDNICDIKLDEYIKVIKDFPGKLRNLIEDFSDDQLDTQYREGGWTVRQVVNHLADSHINSFTRFKLALTEDNPIIKPYDEAKWAELQDSLNMPVKPAMRILKGTHQRWTALLKSMTNKQFERTFHHPEQNRDYDLRNCLAVYAWHCNHHFAHIENLKKEKGW from the coding sequence ATGAACAACTTAGAACAAAAGAAGTTTCCGATAGGTCAGTTTGAACAGCCTGATAATATCTGCGATATCAAACTTGATGAATATATTAAAGTTATCAAAGATTTTCCGGGAAAACTGAGAAATCTGATCGAAGATTTCAGCGATGATCAGCTTGACACACAATACAGAGAAGGAGGCTGGACAGTGAGACAGGTTGTAAACCATCTTGCAGACAGCCATATCAACAGTTTTACACGTTTCAAATTAGCTCTTACAGAAGATAACCCTATCATAAAACCCTATGATGAGGCAAAATGGGCAGAACTTCAGGATAGTTTAAATATGCCGGTAAAACCTGCTATGAGAATACTGAAAGGAACGCACCAAAGATGGACAGCTTTATTAAAAAGCATGACCAATAAGCAGTTTGAAAGAACTTTTCATCATCCTGAACAGAATAGAGACTATGATTTGAGAAATTGTCTTGCGGTTTACGCTTGGCATTGCAATCATCATTTCGCTCACATCGAAAATCTGAAGAAAGAAAAAGGTTGGTAA
- a CDS encoding aminotransferase-like domain-containing protein, with product MNKEYLYTVIADGIAEQIRNGILKTGDKLPSVRKLCIDHKISMNTAKRVFLELESLSLIDSKPQSGYFVSSILSVKLPLPEVSKPSLIANNEEPDELINKVYENIGKKGMTIFSIGIPSGDLLPQAKLRKEIINATRTLKEGGTEYEEIQGNLKLRRMIAMRSLQWGGNFHENDLVTTNGGMNALSFCLMALGKPGDTIAIESPCYPGILQLANGLGLKVLELPTHPTTGIEIEALKKVIPKINLCLLIPNFNAPLGSLMSGENKKEVVRILSENNIPLIEDDVYGDLYFGSTRPKCCKSFDKEGNVLYCSSISKTLAPGYRVGWIAPGKYKAEILKLKLLHSTSSISIVNEAVANFMKNGYEKHLKQMRKSLQNNYQNYAQTIAESFPEGTKTSRPQGGLSLWVEFDKNIKTTELYDLAIKENISIAPGRMFTLQNQFENCMRLCIGLPWTEETQFKLRQLGNLAKNLQ from the coding sequence ATGAATAAAGAATATTTATATACGGTAATAGCCGATGGAATTGCAGAACAGATCCGAAACGGAATCCTGAAAACGGGCGATAAACTACCTTCAGTGAGGAAATTATGCATAGATCATAAAATCAGTATGAATACTGCAAAAAGAGTTTTCCTGGAATTGGAATCGTTATCATTAATAGATTCAAAACCACAGTCAGGTTATTTTGTAAGTAGTATTCTATCTGTAAAACTGCCTTTACCCGAAGTAAGTAAGCCTTCTTTGATCGCTAATAATGAGGAACCCGATGAGCTGATTAATAAAGTATATGAAAATATCGGTAAAAAAGGCATGACGATTTTTTCTATCGGAATTCCATCGGGAGATCTTTTGCCACAGGCAAAACTTAGAAAAGAAATCATCAATGCAACGCGAACTTTAAAAGAAGGCGGAACAGAATATGAGGAAATCCAGGGAAATCTGAAGCTGAGAAGAATGATCGCCATGAGATCTTTGCAATGGGGTGGAAATTTTCATGAAAATGATCTGGTTACAACAAATGGCGGAATGAATGCATTGTCGTTTTGTTTAATGGCTTTGGGAAAACCTGGCGATACCATTGCTATTGAAAGCCCTTGTTACCCCGGAATTTTACAGCTTGCAAACGGTTTAGGGTTAAAAGTTCTTGAACTTCCGACGCATCCTACAACAGGAATTGAAATTGAAGCATTAAAAAAAGTAATTCCGAAGATTAATCTCTGTCTTTTGATTCCCAATTTTAATGCGCCTTTAGGAAGTTTGATGTCGGGTGAAAATAAAAAAGAAGTTGTAAGAATTTTATCAGAAAATAATATTCCTTTGATTGAAGATGATGTTTACGGTGATCTTTATTTTGGCTCGACCCGTCCAAAATGCTGCAAATCTTTTGACAAAGAAGGAAATGTATTGTATTGCAGTTCAATCTCAAAAACATTGGCTCCCGGTTACCGTGTCGGCTGGATTGCTCCCGGAAAATACAAGGCCGAAATTTTAAAATTAAAACTTCTCCACTCTACTTCATCAATTTCAATTGTGAATGAAGCGGTTGCTAATTTCATGAAAAATGGTTATGAAAAACATCTTAAGCAAATGAGAAAATCTTTGCAGAATAATTATCAGAATTATGCGCAGACCATCGCAGAATCTTTTCCTGAAGGTACAAAAACCAGCCGTCCACAAGGTGGATTATCACTTTGGGTTGAGTTTGATAAAAACATTAAAACAACAGAACTCTACGATCTTGCGATTAAAGAAAATATAAGTATTGCTCCCGGCAGAATGTTTACGTTGCAGAATCAGTTTGAAAACTGTATGCGGCTTTGTATTGGGCTGCCCTGGACTGAAGAAACTCAATTTAAATTGAGACAGTTGGGAAATTTGGCTAAGAATTTACAATAA
- the ytxJ gene encoding bacillithiol system redox-active protein YtxJ: MSFFDKIFGGKEENPEKKSIWKYIESEEDLKKAIENSFNNKIAIFKHSTSCFISKTVLKNFEREIENSDPKAELYFLDLLAHRPISNKIADDLDVTHQSPQLIVIENGKAINNSSHQNISADQL, encoded by the coding sequence ATGAGTTTTTTTGATAAAATATTCGGAGGAAAAGAAGAAAATCCGGAAAAAAAATCGATCTGGAAGTATATAGAATCTGAAGAAGATTTAAAAAAAGCTATTGAAAATTCCTTCAATAATAAAATTGCAATATTCAAGCATTCAACAAGTTGTTTTATAAGCAAAACGGTGTTGAAAAATTTTGAAAGAGAAATAGAAAACTCAGATCCGAAAGCAGAGTTATATTTCCTGGATTTGTTGGCACACAGACCCATTTCTAATAAAATTGCAGATGATCTTGATGTAACGCATCAAAGCCCGCAATTAATCGTAATAGAAAACGGAAAAGCAATTAACAATTCTTCGCACCAAAATATATCGGCAGACCAATTATAG